A single window of Nicotiana sylvestris chromosome 3, ASM39365v2, whole genome shotgun sequence DNA harbors:
- the LOC104241809 gene encoding bidirectional sugar transporter SWEET3: MGDMLRLAVGVMGNAASMLLYAAPMLTFSRVIKKKNTEGFSCVPYVLALFNCCLYTWYGLPVVSYRWENFPVVTINGIGILLEISFILIYFWFSSPKGKKEVANMVVPIILICVATGIISAFVFHDHRRRKVFVGSIGLVASVAMYASPLVVVRQVIKTKSVEFMPFYLSFFSFLASCLWMAYGLLSHDLFLASPNLAGTPLCILQLILYCKYRKNPIKDLEPKKWPDLEYNDEKIKQEFPLDEIKESKLIVTENLSTKT; the protein is encoded by the exons ATGGGTGATATGTTGCGTTTGGCAGTAGGAGTAATGG GGAATGCCGCCTCCATGTTGCTCTATGCTGCACCTAT GCTGACTTTCTCTAGAGTTATAAAGAAGAAGAATACCGAAGGATTTTCATGCGTACCTTACGTACTAGCATTGTTCAACTGTTGTCTCTACACATGGTATGGGTTACCAGTAGTAAGTTATCGATGGGAAAATTTCCCAGTGGTTACTATTAATGGAATAGGGATTCTTTTGGAGATCTCTTTCATTCTCATATATTTCTGGTTTTCTTCCCCTAAAGGAAAG AAGGAGGTAGCTAATATGGTGGTGCCTATAATTCTAATATGCGTGGCAACAGGAATTATATCTGCATTTGTATTTCATGATCACCGCCGTCGCAAGGTTTTTGTAGGGAGCATTGGACTGGTAGCTTCAGTCGCTATGTATGCTTCCCCTCTAGTTGTTGTG AGACAAGTGATAAAGACAAAGAGCGTGGAATTTATGCCATTTTACTTGTCATTTTTCTCATTTCTTGCTAGTTGCCTTTGGATGGCCTATGGTCTCTTGAGCCATGATCTCTTTCTAGCG TCTCCAAATCTGGCGGGAACACCCCTGTGTATCCTGCAGCTTATATTGTATTGCAAGTACCGAAAGAACCCCATAAAGGATTTAGAACCAAAGAAATGGCCAGATTTGGAATATAACGATGAGAAAATCAAGCAAGAATTCCCATTGGATGAGATAAAAGAATCGAAGTTAATTGTCACTGAGAATCTCAGTACCAAGACTTGA
- the LOC104241811 gene encoding pentatricopeptide repeat-containing protein At2g13600-like codes for MIIRPLFTGPWKHHRWKGSLRFFSNICYYRNNAPPSKSDVVVSTNKAITELMKEGSIEPARKLFDEMPERTVVSWNTTISGYSEWGKFTEALKLVSLMHGSYMELNESTFSSVLSVCARSQSLSRGKQVHGLVLKSGYQSFRFVGSAILYLYSTCCEIEDARMVFDVLHQENELLWSLMLAGYVQCNLLTDAFEIFRKMPTHDVVAWTTLISGYSKVEGGCHKALELFRSMREDDNVVPNEYTLDCALRASGRLGSFYEGRALHGLVVKLGFEWDNSVSGALVDFYCNCEVLDDAMLVYSALVNPSLNDSNLLIGGLIKAGRIGVARSLFNGLIKRDPASYSLMIKGYAMSGLVEESKQLFLEMPERTLISLNTMITVYSRNGGIDKAVQLFEEAKVQENSVTWNSMISGYTQNDQHESALKLYTTMRRLAISQTRSTFALLFHACSCLGSLQQGKLIHADLIKTPFGSNNYVGTALVDMYSKCGSLGDAQASFHSIAFPNVAAWTALINGYAHHGLGSEALKCFHQMLDEGIDPNAATFVGVLLACTRVGLVGEGTRLFHVMQEQYGITPTLEHYTCLVDLLGRSGHLHEAEKLVNRMHIEPDSIIFVALLNACWFWMDVEIGERVAEKLFSLDPKSTSGCVIMSNMYAGFGRWSQKMRARKVLRNLQYKKDPGYSWIELNNKVQFFYVDDRTHHFCNIIYSTLENLTANVNSEINFDCTSSRLYWERELLS; via the coding sequence atgatTATAAGGCCATTATTTACGGGTCCCTGGAAGCATCACCGCTGGAAAGGGAGTCTGAGATTTTTTTCGAACATATGCTACTATAGAAATAATGCTCCGCCATCGAAGTCCGACGTCGTTGTCTCCACTAACAAAGCCATAACAGAGCTAATGAAAGAGGGTTCAATTGAACCAGCTCGAAAGCTGTTCGACGAAATGCCTGAGAGAACCGTTGTCTCATGGAATACCACTATTTCTGGGTATTCCGAATGGGGAAAGTTCACCGAAGCGTTAAAGTTAGTTTCTTTGATGCACGGCAGCTATATGGAGCTAAATGAATCTACTTTTTCCTCAGTTCTAAGTGTTTGTGCTCGATCACAGTCGCTCAGCCGTGGCAAGCAAGTCCATGGGCTAGTCTTGAAATCTGGATATCAAAGTTTTCGTTTTGTGGGTAGTGCTATATTGTATCTTTACTCCACTTGTTGTGAAATTGAAGATGCGAGGATGGTATTTGATGTGTTGCATCAGGAGAATGAGTTGTTATGGAGCTTGATGCTTGCGGGATATGTTCAATGTAATCTGCTAACTGATGCTTTTGAGATTTTTAGGAAAATGCCAACCCATGATGTTGTTGCTTGGACCACTTTGATTTCTGGATACTCAAAGGTTGAAGGTGGATGTCACAAGGCTTTAGAGTTGTTTAGGTCAATGAGAGAGGATGATAACGTGGTCCCGAATGAATACACCTTGGACTGTGCTTTGAGGGCTTCCGGTAGATTGGGATCTTTTTATGAGGGTAGAGCACTTCATGGGTTGGTAGTGAAGCTTGGGTTTGAGTGGGATAATTCAGTTTCTGGTGCACTGGTTGATTTTTATTGTAATTGTGAGGTTCTTGATGATGCTATGTTGGTCTATAGTGCACTAGTTAATCCTTCCTTAAATGATTCAAACTTGCTGATTGGAGGGCTAATCAAGGCAGGCAGGATTGGGGTAGCTCGATCACTGTTTAACGGATTAATCAAGCGGGATCCTGCTTCATACAGTTTGATGATCAAAGGATATGCCATGTCTGGCCTAGTGGAGGAGTCAAAACAGTTGTTTCTGGAGATGCCGGAAAGAACTTTAATTTCCCTCAATACCATGATTACTGTGTACTCAAGGAATGGTGGAATCGATAAAGCTGTCCAGCTTTTTGAAGAAGCCAAAGTACAGGAAAATTCTGTTACTTGGAATTCTATGATTTCAGGATATACCCAAAATGATCAACATGAGAGTGCGTTAAAGTTGTATACGACCATGAGAAGGTTAGCAATTAGCCAAACTAGGTCAACATTTGCTCTCCTGTTTCACGCTTGCTCCTGCCTTGGATCACTTCAGCAAGGTAAATTGATTCACGCAGATTTGATTAAAACTCCATTCGGATCCAATAACTATGTTGGAACAGCTCTTGTTGACATGTACTCCAAATGTGGGAGCCTTGGTGATGCTCAAGCGTCGTTTCACAGCATTGCTTTTCCTAATGTAGCAGCATGGACAGCTCTGATTAATGGGTATGCACATCATGGGCTTGGCTCTGAGGCGCTTAAATGTTTTCACCAAATGTTAGACGAAGGAATCGATCCAAATGCAGCAACTTTTGTGGGTGTCTTATTGGCTTGTACTCGTGTAGGTCTGGTGGGGGAGGGCACAAGACTTTTCCACGTTATGCAAGAACAATATGGTATAACACCCACCCTGGAACACTACACGTGCTTGGTAGATCTTCTTGGTAGATCAGGCCATCTACATGAAGCTGAGAAGCTTGTTAACAGAATGCATATTGAACCAGATAGCATTATTTTTGTTGCACTGCTTAATGCTTGTTGGTTCTGGATGGATGTGGAAATTGGTGAGAGGGTGGCTGAGAAACTGTTCTCGTTGGATCCCAAGTCTACATCCGGCTGTGTTATCATGTCCAATATGTATGCAGGATTTGGCAGGTGGTCGCAGAAGATGAGAGCGAGGAAAGTATTGagaaatctgcagtataagaagGATCCTGGATATAGTTGGATTGAACTAAACAACAAGGTTCAATTTTTTTATGTAGATGATAGAACACATCATTTTTGTAATATAATTTACTCGACTTTGGAAAACCTAACAGCAAATGTGAACTCCGAAATTAATTTTGATTGTACTTCTTCAAGATTATATTGGGAAAGGGAGTTACTATCTTAG